The sequence TGAGCATGAACGCGCTCGACAGCACGAACAAGAGCCGAATCCGTGCCTGCTGCCGGTCGTTGGGCTGGCTTTGGGTCAGGTTTGCGCCATTTTGCAGGGAGAGTACGGCCACAATGGCTCCCAATTGCACCATCATCATACCTACCAGCAGGATGGTGTGTGGCGGCGTCAGAATCTGCACGTCGAGGCCGTAGGTGTTGTGCCACCAGTCATCAAAAGGGGCGGAGGTGAGCATTGCCAACGCGCCCCAGACGCAGTACATCGCCCCCAGCGATCCGTAGAAGACGCCCCAGAAATTAACGGAACGCGCCCGGTCGGGGTGGTTTTTGCGGAACGTGATCGAGAGAATCTGGTAGGCCGAAAACAGCCCGGCCACCACGGCCCCCACGTACATGACGACGTGTGGTGCCGAAAACAAGCCGTCGCGCCCGATGCTCATATGCCACATGATGTCCCAGAGCAGGCCCATCACAATGCAGAACGAGGAGAAAACAACGGCGTAGGCGTAAGTCGGGATGCCCAACCGCCAATCGGTGGCGCGGGAGGGCGTTTCGGAAGAGAACGAGGTAGGAAAAGCCGCTTGCATCGCGTTTGGAGGAATAGTTACCGTCCAAAGATGCAAAAAAGACGCGCCTGGTTGCAGGATGTTGCGTAATCGGTCGGTCGGCTGCGGGACCGTCTATTTATTGATGCAGCCGCGGGCAATGAGGTAGGGGAGCAACACGTACAACGTCAGCCCTTTGATCAGAAAAAAGAAGAAGCCCGCCCAGCCGAGGCGCTTAAACCAGTTGATGAGTTTGTTATTGGTCTCGGTCATGCCCCAGCAACGGGATTTAGGGCCGCGTGGTTCGCTATGTACGTGGTTAAAGCCACGTGTTGCTGCGTCGCCAACAAGACCTTACCACCGGTCGTCTTCTCGATTTGCAACCCAAACTGACCATAAAAGGGAGCAAATGCAAAGCCATTTGGCCCCTGCCGAAGCCCTAGAACGCCTTTGGGGTATTCGCCGAAGAGAGCGTACTCACGCACATATAGCCGATTGACCTCGGTCCACGGTATCTGCTGCCAGCGCGCCCAGGCCAGTGGTGCCCGGTACTGAACACCCGTCTCGTCAATGCGTAGATCGAGCCGCCGGAAGAACGAAAAACCCCAAAAACCCCCAAAAACAAACTGACACACCAGCAAGACAATAAGCAAGATCGGGTCAGCCAGCAAAAAAGGAAACTGGTTCAATAGAAAAGCAAGTATGGCGCCCTGAGCGATGACATGGGCAATCAGGAAGTGCCAGCGATAAGGGTTCTGCTGGGTTTCGGTATAAACAGGCATAGCAGTTGTAGGAAAACGTTAGTTGCGGAAATATATATACCAACGCTCATGTACTACATACAACGACACCGGCGGCTAGGTTTTTTGTTTCTTTTTCTTCGCTGCCGGAAACAGAATATTGTTCAGAATAAGCCGGTAGCCAGCTGAGTTGGGGTGTAGGTTCAGGTCGGTGGGTTCCTCGCCGATTTCGTGGCGATAATCTTCGGGGTCATGGCCGCCGTAGAACGTGAAGAACCCTTTGCCGTAGGGCGCATGAATGTAGCGCGCCTCACCCACCGACCGATTTTCGGCCAGTATATCGACCTGCGGTTTGATGTAGGCCTTCTTGAACGCCGTGGTCTGCCCCATAAACCCTTTGATCGTGCTCTGGTGGTTTTGCGTGAGCATGGTCGGAATGGGATTCCACTTGGCCGAAAACTGGAACAGCGTGAAGTAATCGTTGTGCTCACTCAGGCCCCGCTCTTCGGGTTGATTGTCGATGTTCGAAAACTCGATCATGTACGGATTGGTATACACCTGAAAATCCTTGAAAGCCATCGTCTGGCTAAAATCCAGCTTGTTGTTGGCCTGCGGATCGAACGGGTCGCCGTCGTAGAAGGCATCGACGATGTCGGTGTTTTGCGCGGCCAATGCGATGTCATACGTGTCGGTAGCGTTGCACATGGCAAACATGTAGCCACCACCCAGCGCAAAATCACGGATTTTTTTCACCACGGCCAGCTTCATCTGAGGCACCTTGCTGTAGCCAAACTTGCGGGTGATGAGTTCGGCTTCGCGGCGTTGGGCGATGTACCACGGCTGATCTTTCATGTGGAAAAACTTACCAAACTGCCCCGTAAAATCTTCGTGGTGCAGGTGCAGCCAGTCGTATTCGGGCAGCTTGCCGTCGAGCACTTCTTCGTCGAAGACCACGTCGTAGGGGATTTCGGCGTAGGTCATCACCATCGTTACGGCGTCGTCCCAGGGCTGCTTGGTCTTGGGGGAATACACCGCCACTTTGGGGGCTTTCTGAAGCTTGACGGCGTCCATGTTGGCGTTGGGCGACGCAATTTCGGCCAGAATGTTGGCGGCGTCGGCATCGGAGATGACCTCATATGATACCCCACGAATAAGCATTTCGTTGGTGAACGTAGGCGATTGCGGCATCAGAAATGCCCCGCCCCGGTAGTTCAGCAGCCAGTCGATTTCGGTTTCATGCGTTTTCAATACCCAATAGGCGATTCCATAGGCCTTGAGGTGGTTCTTCTGCGTCTCGTCCATCGGCACCAGGATTTTGGCGGCGAATGAAGCCGTAGACAGCAGAAAAAGGATAAGCGGTAACAGCAGACGTTTCATTGGCAGATTGTGGATAACGCCGATTTGTAGCTTTGTAACGATCAAAACCAGGTTTTGAATGTACAATGTACGATGAACAATTCGGACCGCCACCGCAGATCGGGGCGGCGCTCTTTACCAGGATATTGTTCATTCGGCATTGTTCATTGCACATTAACTTATGGACCTACTCGAAAACATACGCGAAGGGTTACGGTCGGTGGCGGGAAATCGGCTCCGCACCATCCTAACGGCCCTCATCATTGCCCTGGGCATTACCTCGCTGGTGGGTACGTTGACGGCCATCGACGGCATACAGGCGTCGCTGAACAGCAACTTTGAAGGGTTAGGCGCCAACGTTTTCAACATTGTGGCCCGGCAGGAAGTGCGCCGGTTTGGCGGACGGATCATTCAGAAAGACGAACCCATCGACTACCACGAAGCCATTACCTTCCGTCGTCGCTACAAATACAAGGCCACTATTTCCATCTCGACGCTTGTTTCGGGGGCGGGGCAGGTAAAATACGGCTCGAAAAAAACGAACCCCAACGTGCAGGTGGTTGGCATCGACGACGCCTACCTAACCGTAAAAAATTACAAAGTCGGGCAGGGCCGCCCTATCAACTCGGGCGATATCGACAATGCACTGACGGTGGCCGTGATCGGTAATGAGTTGGCTAACACCTTGTTTCAGGGGAAAGTCAATCCCGTTGGGCAGCTAATCCGGGTACTGGGGAGCCAATTTCGGGTGGTGGGTGTACTGGAAAAAAAAGGCTCGCTGACCGGCGGTGGCGACGATCGTGTTGTACTGGTTCCCCTCGAAAATGCCCGCCAACTGGCCGGTGAACGGCAACTGACATTCGACATCACAGCATCGGTGACGGAGATCGGCGATCAGGAAATGGCTATTGGCGAAGCCACCGGCCTGATGCGACTCATCCGGCAGG comes from Fibrella aestuarina BUZ 2 and encodes:
- a CDS encoding ABC transporter permease yields the protein MDLLENIREGLRSVAGNRLRTILTALIIALGITSLVGTLTAIDGIQASLNSNFEGLGANVFNIVARQEVRRFGGRIIQKDEPIDYHEAITFRRRYKYKATISISTLVSGAGQVKYGSKKTNPNVQVVGIDDAYLTVKNYKVGQGRPINSGDIDNALTVAVIGNELANTLFQGKVNPVGQLIRVLGSQFRVVGVLEKKGSLTGGGDDRVVLVPLENARQLAGERQLTFDITASVTEIGDQEMAIGEATGLMRLIRQDRLGQPDSFDIERADALVKDIEETTGYLRWGGFGIGAITLLGAAIALMNIMLVSVTERTREIGIRKSLGATPMRIRQQFLIEAIVICILGGLVGIMLSIAIGNAVAFGISSDGEGRFVLPWLWMMLGLLVCVAVGLFSGIYPAIRASKLDPIDALRYE